The Methanobacterium sp. BAmetb5 genome includes a region encoding these proteins:
- a CDS encoding metal-dependent hydrolase has translation MPDWIVHLAVAWSVCRILSFRYPQFNPANTVLVMVGSIFPDAIKISILAELVGYDVWDYIYVFHLPLGTFLLAGIAALLFREKKSAFLFLSMGIVTHYLLDLLLIQVGYGMALFYPLSWTGFTLNLVPNDDYYITIVALFIALIVYLVSKWVKKRSLTINTLQKPK, from the coding sequence ATGCCAGACTGGATAGTTCACCTGGCAGTGGCCTGGAGTGTGTGCCGTATACTCAGCTTCCGATACCCTCAGTTTAACCCGGCCAACACTGTTCTGGTCATGGTGGGATCCATCTTCCCCGACGCCATTAAAATATCCATACTAGCCGAACTAGTGGGATACGATGTGTGGGACTATATCTACGTGTTCCACCTCCCCCTAGGTACATTTTTACTGGCAGGAATCGCCGCCTTACTCTTCAGGGAGAAAAAAAGCGCCTTCCTATTTTTATCCATGGGAATAGTAACCCACTACCTCCTGGACCTGCTCCTGATACAGGTGGGATATGGTATGGCCCTCTTCTATCCCCTAAGCTGGACTGGGTTCACCCTGAACCTGGTCCCCAACGATGATTACTACATAACCATCGTGGCCCTGTTTATAGCTCTGATAGTTTACTTGGTGTCAAAATGGGTGAAAAAAAGAAGTTTAACCATTAATACACTGCAAAAACCTAAGTAA
- a CDS encoding PAS domain S-box protein → MDQDTRDDFEPFKLEHLPREEDEEQLSIYLNRIRKFKSFSKILAIMVIILGVMGVLGWFFNVPLLRGEYGGVIGIKLNTAILFILAGSGVYLLNLKLKGKQVLITRILGIIILVWGTLTIFEYISGTNLGMNYLFSSILPNNSILAKSRLASSLNFILIGAALLMASYKFKIRYVQIIAFFCGFLAFFGLSSYLYGSSSDYLLDLMAQMAFMTSIIHIILSLSILCLCPDHSYMGRITAQNSGGYMARRLLPAALMAVFLIDLLIVSGERFNIYSAYFGNIFGIILALAFLTIVIIWNAKMLNKMDRQRQESNRHRLDLKRFYENLVEGINEGIWVTDKHDRLYFMNRGMEEISGVTSQQMEGLHILEDLPDNTTDGLKDYYRKSKETLKPVHYDSLQATSPSGRQSYQSGWIIPQLKEGKFNGAICTVIDETLRKEAENALKKSETFYRTIFENTGTATIIIDQNTTIIMANKRSESMSGYSVDEIEHNLSWTDFVHPDDQEKMKTYHQMRRMPGKEAPSEYEFRLLNKEGEERQILLFTSLIPGTTDSVVSMLDITERKKAENVIKKSLKDKELLLREIHHRVKNNMQIISSLLNLQRSYVDDEEADNILQESQGRVKSMALVHEKLYQTADLAKINVGEYIESLTMNLFHSYRTKPGIMLNLDVGDIYFNIDTAIPLGLIINELVSNCLKYAFEDQNKGEVVISIRKVNIGELAEGKEVNKANGIGEGNYFLLEVRDDGMGLPDDFDIEHTNTLGLQLVKTLVLQLDGTIKIIRNNGTCFHIIFQEQKYVKRI, encoded by the coding sequence ATGGATCAGGATACAAGGGACGATTTTGAACCCTTTAAACTAGAACACCTACCTCGAGAAGAGGATGAAGAACAGCTTTCCATCTATTTAAATCGAATACGAAAATTTAAATCTTTTTCTAAAATTTTAGCAATAATGGTAATTATTCTGGGAGTTATGGGGGTCCTGGGATGGTTTTTCAATGTACCCCTGCTCCGGGGAGAATACGGAGGGGTCATTGGAATAAAGCTCAACACCGCCATCCTGTTCATACTGGCAGGTTCCGGTGTTTATCTTTTGAACCTTAAATTAAAGGGGAAACAGGTACTAATTACGCGAATATTAGGCATTATCATATTAGTATGGGGAACTTTAACCATCTTTGAATATATCAGTGGGACAAACCTGGGCATGAACTACTTATTCAGCAGTATACTACCAAATAACAGCATTTTAGCCAAAAGCAGACTGGCCAGCAGTTTGAACTTTATTCTAATAGGCGCTGCCCTTCTCATGGCCAGTTATAAATTTAAAATTCGTTATGTGCAGATTATCGCATTTTTTTGCGGTTTTTTAGCCTTTTTTGGATTGTCTTCTTACCTATACGGGAGTAGCTCTGACTATCTCCTGGACCTCATGGCCCAAATGGCTTTTATGACATCCATAATACACATAATTCTCTCGTTGAGTATACTGTGCCTCTGCCCGGACCATTCTTATATGGGAAGGATAACTGCCCAGAATTCCGGTGGTTACATGGCACGACGCTTGCTACCCGCGGCTCTTATGGCGGTGTTCCTGATAGATCTGTTAATAGTTAGTGGAGAAAGATTCAACATTTACAGTGCTTACTTTGGGAATATATTCGGAATTATACTGGCTTTAGCATTTTTAACCATAGTAATTATCTGGAACGCCAAAATGCTCAATAAAATGGATCGTCAAAGACAAGAGTCCAATCGTCATCGTCTTGATCTTAAAAGATTCTACGAAAACCTGGTGGAGGGTATTAACGAGGGGATATGGGTTACGGATAAACACGACCGCCTGTACTTCATGAACCGGGGAATGGAAGAAATAAGTGGTGTTACCAGCCAACAGATGGAAGGCCTGCATATACTGGAGGATCTGCCTGATAATACCACTGATGGACTCAAGGATTACTACCGGAAATCAAAAGAAACCCTGAAACCAGTGCACTATGACTCCCTTCAAGCCACCAGCCCTAGTGGTCGTCAATCATATCAAAGTGGCTGGATCATACCCCAGCTTAAAGAGGGAAAGTTTAACGGAGCAATATGTACAGTTATCGATGAAACACTGCGTAAAGAAGCGGAAAATGCTCTTAAAAAGTCTGAAACATTTTACAGAACCATCTTTGAGAATACCGGTACAGCCACCATAATCATAGACCAGAACACCACCATAATCATGGCCAACAAACGCTCTGAATCCATGAGTGGGTACAGTGTGGATGAAATTGAACATAACTTAAGCTGGACTGATTTCGTTCACCCTGATGACCAGGAAAAAATGAAAACCTATCACCAGATGCGCCGAATGCCAGGGAAAGAGGCTCCCTCCGAATATGAGTTCCGCCTGCTCAACAAGGAAGGTGAAGAAAGACAGATACTGCTTTTCACTTCACTGATTCCGGGCACCACTGATAGTGTGGTTTCCATGCTGGACATAACCGAACGTAAGAAGGCTGAAAATGTTATTAAAAAATCTTTAAAAGATAAAGAACTTCTTTTAAGGGAGATCCACCACCGGGTGAAGAACAACATGCAGATCATAAGCAGTCTCCTGAATCTCCAGCGCAGCTACGTGGATGATGAGGAAGCCGATAACATACTCCAGGAGAGCCAGGGAAGGGTGAAGAGCATGGCCCTGGTTCACGAGAAACTGTACCAGACTGCTGATCTGGCCAAAATAAACGTGGGGGAGTACATAGAAAGCTTAACCATGAACCTGTTCCACAGTTACCGTACCAAGCCCGGTATAATGCTCAACCTGGATGTGGGAGATATCTACTTTAACATTGACACCGCCATCCCCCTGGGATTGATTATCAATGAACTGGTATCCAACTGTTTGAAGTACGCATTTGAAGACCAGAATAAGGGTGAAGTAGTTATATCCATCCGTAAAGTGAATATTGGCGAATTAGCTGAAGGAAAAGAAGTAAACAAAGCGAATGGAATAGGTGAAGGGAATTATTTCCTCCTGGAGGTTCGGGATGACGGGATGGGGTTACCCGACGATTTCGATATAGAACATACCAACACCCTGGGTCTGCAGCTGGTTAAAACCCTGGTATTGCAACTGGATGGTACCATTAAAATAATAAGAAATAATGGAACCTGTTTCCACATCATATTCCAGGAGCAGAAGTACGTAAAGAGAATTTAA
- the rbr gene encoding rubrerythrin: protein MQKTLENLTKAFIGESQARNRYTFYAKQAKKDGYPELEKIFLETADNEREHAKWLFRMIQNLKKDASLDDDAIVVEAEAPLTLGDTVENLKAAIAGEHYENSEMYPEFAKVAKEEGLDDVAQRLNSIGRAEIHHEERYTQVLKEIEAGTFFKKDEMVTWTCIKCGYSVTGKQPPEKCPSCDHPTEYFMIRCEKY, encoded by the coding sequence ATGCAAAAAACCTTAGAAAACCTTACAAAAGCATTTATTGGTGAAAGTCAGGCTAGAAACAGGTACACTTTCTATGCTAAACAGGCTAAAAAGGATGGGTACCCTGAACTCGAGAAAATATTCCTGGAAACTGCAGATAACGAACGTGAACACGCGAAATGGTTATTCAGGATGATCCAGAACCTGAAAAAAGACGCATCACTGGATGATGATGCCATTGTAGTGGAAGCGGAAGCCCCCCTCACCCTGGGAGACACCGTGGAAAACTTAAAAGCAGCCATCGCTGGTGAACACTACGAAAACAGTGAAATGTACCCAGAATTTGCTAAAGTAGCTAAGGAAGAAGGACTGGATGACGTTGCCCAGCGTTTGAATTCCATTGGCCGCGCAGAGATCCACCACGAAGAAAGGTACACCCAGGTCTTAAAAGAAATCGAAGCCGGAACCTTCTTTAAAAAAGATGAAATGGTCACCTGGACCTGTATTAAATGCGGATATTCAGTCACTGGAAAACAACCACCAGAAAAATGTCCCTCCTGTGACCACCCCACAGAATACTTCATGATACGCTGCGAAAAATACTAA
- a CDS encoding ATPase domain-containing protein, producing the protein MKNTEKTKEKLSSGIPGFDEILMGGFVPRRSYLLRGLPGTGKTALGMHFLTEGVKNKEKVLFINMGEPTPQVISNAQAMGFDTEGIDFLDLSPDEDFFAKQEAYDIFSPAEVERESTTNTIIEKVQSLQPVRVFLDPITQFRYLSTDEFQFRKQALSFLRFLTDNGATVLFTSEFSEQDPDDDLQFMCDGIINLEFFKEGRSISISKFRGSGFRFGVHSMRITRSGVKIYPRLRPTVQKQELTHETISSGVPELDELLHGGIERGTTTIISGPSGVGKTTVGIQFMKEAAGRGERSVVYTFEESESNLINRCESINIPVKSMINTGMLSVVPVEPLRYSPEEFAQLVRNEVDENGSKIVMIDSTSGYNLSLRGEDPVSHLHSLAKYMTHTGVTVILINEVENLSGDLKITEIGISYLADNMVFLRYFEQGGELRKAIGVLKKRLSDFEKNIRELQITQYGIRVGPPLDIKGILSGDLEFSRNDRE; encoded by the coding sequence GTGAAAAATACAGAGAAAACAAAAGAGAAGTTATCCAGTGGCATCCCTGGTTTTGATGAGATATTAATGGGTGGATTTGTACCCCGGCGTTCATATCTCCTAAGGGGTTTACCAGGAACTGGAAAAACAGCCCTGGGAATGCACTTTTTAACGGAAGGAGTGAAAAATAAGGAGAAAGTTCTATTCATAAACATGGGTGAGCCCACCCCACAGGTGATCAGTAATGCCCAGGCCATGGGCTTTGACACTGAGGGTATTGATTTTTTAGATCTCAGTCCTGACGAGGATTTCTTTGCCAAACAGGAAGCCTACGATATATTCTCACCAGCAGAAGTGGAACGGGAATCAACCACCAACACCATAATCGAAAAGGTCCAGTCATTGCAGCCAGTGAGGGTGTTCCTGGATCCCATAACTCAGTTCAGATATCTATCCACAGATGAATTTCAGTTCAGAAAACAGGCCCTATCATTCCTGCGTTTTTTAACGGATAACGGGGCCACCGTACTTTTCACCTCAGAATTCAGTGAACAGGACCCGGATGATGACCTCCAGTTCATGTGTGACGGTATAATAAACCTGGAATTCTTCAAAGAAGGTCGAAGTATATCTATAAGTAAATTCCGAGGATCAGGATTCAGGTTCGGTGTGCATTCCATGCGCATAACCCGCAGTGGTGTTAAAATATACCCCCGACTGCGACCCACTGTCCAGAAACAGGAATTAACCCATGAAACCATATCCTCGGGAGTTCCAGAACTGGATGAACTCCTTCACGGGGGTATTGAAAGGGGCACCACCACCATAATCAGTGGACCCAGTGGAGTGGGTAAAACCACGGTGGGAATCCAGTTTATGAAGGAAGCCGCTGGTAGAGGTGAACGTTCCGTGGTTTACACCTTTGAAGAAAGTGAATCTAACTTGATTAACCGTTGTGAATCCATTAACATTCCGGTAAAGAGCATGATCAACACCGGTATGCTCTCGGTGGTGCCGGTGGAACCCCTGCGCTATTCCCCGGAAGAATTCGCCCAGCTGGTACGGAATGAAGTGGATGAAAATGGCTCTAAAATCGTGATGATCGACAGTACCTCGGGTTACAACCTTTCCCTGCGAGGCGAAGACCCGGTAAGCCACCTGCACTCCCTGGCCAAGTACATGACCCACACTGGAGTCACGGTGATCTTGATCAACGAGGTGGAAAATCTCAGTGGAGATCTAAAGATAACTGAAATTGGTATCAGCTATCTGGCGGATAATATGGTATTCCTTCGCTACTTCGAACAGGGCGGGGAACTGAGAAAAGCCATTGGTGTACTTAAAAAACGTTTAAGTGACTTTGAAAAGAACATCCGCGAATTACAGATTACTCAGTACGGAATTAGGGTAGGACCACCCCTAGATATTAAGGGAATACTCAGTGGAGACTTAGAATTTTCCAGAAATGACAGGGAATGA
- a CDS encoding UbiA family prenyltransferase, which produces MIMTQLPGVISYLNTIRTRLNHSPYRSIIKILVILTSSSVFIALSGCLKTFFSFSLYGVPLSYPLLIATFLVIYSVYGLNKITDTKEDQLNAPERSKIISSHLKLFKYTTFSSLILSLIIGILHSWKVLLVLIFPLIAGLIYSIKFHPRIPRLKDIYAVKSFTVALSWTVGNTFLPVIGHRVDFILMGLVFYFFFIKSFINTVLFDLLDRKGDKKSKTITIPVVMGKSRTIQLLLILNTTLILVIQLALAFKLLPVFIIPLIFCTVYGYLYIFYFSRQENRLEMDILVDGEWILVAFITILLVKL; this is translated from the coding sequence ATGATTATGACGCAGTTACCTGGGGTAATCAGTTATTTAAATACCATAAGAACCAGGCTAAACCATTCACCCTATAGATCCATCATTAAAATATTAGTTATATTAACTTCCAGTTCAGTGTTCATAGCCCTCAGCGGTTGTTTAAAAACCTTTTTTTCCTTTTCTTTATATGGCGTACCCTTATCTTACCCACTTTTAATAGCTACTTTTCTGGTGATCTACTCGGTTTACGGGTTAAACAAGATAACTGACACCAAAGAAGACCAGTTAAATGCACCCGAGAGATCAAAAATCATCTCCAGTCACCTGAAACTGTTCAAGTACACCACATTTTCCTCCCTTATCCTGTCCCTGATCATTGGAATTCTCCACAGCTGGAAAGTGTTACTGGTGCTCATTTTCCCATTGATAGCTGGTTTAATATACAGCATAAAATTTCACCCCCGTATACCGCGCTTGAAAGATATATATGCCGTGAAGAGCTTCACTGTTGCTTTAAGCTGGACTGTGGGTAACACCTTCCTGCCGGTAATAGGCCACCGTGTGGATTTCATCCTCATGGGCCTGGTTTTTTACTTCTTTTTCATTAAAAGTTTCATTAACACTGTGCTTTTCGATCTCTTGGATCGCAAGGGTGATAAAAAGAGCAAGACCATAACCATACCCGTAGTTATGGGCAAGTCCCGCACCATTCAATTACTTCTAATTCTCAACACCACCCTGATCCTGGTTATTCAACTGGCACTGGCCTTTAAACTCCTGCCAGTGTTCATCATACCCCTGATTTTTTGCACGGTCTACGGTTACCTTTACATATTTTACTTTTCTCGCCAGGAAAACCGTTTAGAAATGGATATCCTGGTGGATGGTGAATGGATACTGGTGGCATTCATCACCATACTGTTGGTGAAGTTATAG
- a CDS encoding desulfoferrodoxin, which produces MTEKGQIYRCDICGNIVNVRCAGQGKLVCCEVPMELLKERQDDDGALKHRPIMEKTAQGVKVKVGEVAHPMEENHHIEWVELATGDQVFVQLLKPGDQPEAEFPADSDTVTQIRSYCNIHGLWKS; this is translated from the coding sequence ATGACGGAAAAAGGACAGATCTATCGCTGTGATATTTGTGGAAACATTGTGAATGTGCGGTGTGCCGGCCAGGGTAAGCTGGTTTGCTGTGAAGTGCCCATGGAACTCTTGAAAGAAAGGCAGGATGATGACGGGGCCCTGAAACACCGGCCAATTATGGAAAAAACAGCCCAGGGAGTGAAGGTTAAGGTGGGAGAAGTAGCCCATCCCATGGAGGAAAATCACCACATTGAGTGGGTGGAGCTAGCCACGGGTGACCAGGTTTTTGTCCAGCTTCTAAAACCTGGAGACCAGCCCGAAGCAGAATTTCCCGCTGATTCGGATACAGTAACCCAGATACGGAGTTACTGTAATATTCACGGGTTATGGAAGTCCTAA
- a CDS encoding sensor histidine kinase — protein sequence MSVESKETILISMVNTKNSVMVGELLGKDYNIIYHESEIPDEGDGLGLWIMDLARWAAKREEMELRKQNEAPLFLPYLLVISPNDLLKVQKDVWTSFDEVITVPITKMVLQSRVKVLLQTRQLSVQVNHLLQDKEMLMKEIHHRVKNNLMIISSLLSMQSRQIKDEAAREVFKESQTRARSMALIHERLYRSDDLKSVDFSDYIRSLVRDIFDTYRTEQKIELKMDIPDVMVDVDYAVPLGLIINEIITNSLKYAFPPGREGVVWINFHKKGDEYYLEAGDDGVGIPDDVNLKKSDSLGMLLVNSLTAQIDGELELDSQDGTIFRIKFKENSYG from the coding sequence ATGTCAGTGGAGTCAAAGGAAACTATCTTAATATCAATGGTTAACACTAAAAACAGTGTAATGGTTGGAGAACTCCTGGGAAAAGATTATAACATAATATACCATGAATCAGAGATTCCTGATGAGGGTGATGGTCTTGGATTGTGGATTATGGACTTAGCCCGCTGGGCAGCCAAAAGGGAAGAAATGGAATTAAGAAAACAAAATGAGGCACCCCTATTTTTACCATATCTCCTGGTCATATCTCCTAATGACCTTTTAAAGGTGCAGAAAGATGTCTGGACCAGTTTTGATGAGGTTATAACTGTCCCTATTACCAAGATGGTGCTCCAGTCCCGGGTTAAGGTACTGCTCCAGACTCGCCAGCTCTCTGTTCAGGTTAACCACCTGCTCCAGGATAAGGAAATGCTGATGAAAGAGATACACCACCGGGTCAAAAATAATTTAATGATTATATCCAGCCTCCTCAGCATGCAATCAAGGCAGATTAAAGATGAAGCTGCCAGGGAGGTTTTTAAAGAGAGCCAAACCCGGGCCCGTTCCATGGCACTTATCCACGAGAGATTGTACCGTTCTGATGATCTTAAAAGTGTTGATTTCTCGGACTATATCCGTTCCCTGGTCAGGGATATTTTCGATACTTACCGTACGGAACAGAAAATCGAGCTTAAAATGGATATTCCGGATGTTATGGTTGATGTGGATTACGCCGTGCCACTGGGCCTTATAATTAATGAAATCATCACCAACAGTCTCAAATATGCCTTTCCCCCTGGCCGTGAAGGGGTAGTGTGGATAAACTTCCATAAAAAGGGTGATGAATACTACTTGGAAGCCGGTGATGATGGAGTTGGAATCCCTGATGATGTTAATTTAAAGAAGAGTGACAGTCTGGGCATGTTACTGGTGAACAGTCTCACGGCACAGATCGATGGTGAACTGGAATTGGATAGCCAGGATGGAACCATTTTTCGTATAAAATTCAAGGAAAATAGTTATGGCTAG
- a CDS encoding two-component system response regulator — MPKNPTILVLNRNQRNLDILNQILGEEGYEVVGSRDLESLDREVQTRQQDINLVLMDITGFNRSVWDSCELLRSADIPFLVLSPQHHHAVEKQGLIYGAKGVIVKPLAVKELLHLIKSLIQD; from the coding sequence ATGCCAAAAAACCCCACTATTTTGGTCTTAAATCGTAACCAGAGAAATTTGGACATTTTGAATCAAATTCTGGGTGAGGAAGGATATGAAGTTGTGGGTTCTCGGGACCTGGAATCACTGGACCGGGAAGTTCAAACCAGACAGCAGGATATAAACCTGGTGTTAATGGATATAACTGGTTTTAACCGCAGTGTCTGGGATTCCTGTGAACTCCTTCGCAGTGCAGATATCCCCTTTCTGGTTTTAAGTCCGCAACATCACCATGCTGTGGAAAAACAGGGCCTTATTTATGGTGCTAAAGGAGTCATAGTCAAACCTCTAGCTGTCAAAGAACTTTTACATTTAATTAAAAGTTTGATTCAGGATTAG
- a CDS encoding DHH family phosphoesterase, giving the protein MKKTCSECKGKGRRVVSYKICEACHGTGVSDEVDIKGHLKGLSGGARERFQLDQGQEVPCSVCSGKGEVEVTEECPECQGKGEINLCTKCGKPIEKGDYCDDCQDKPRVYILHPASELQDLELGEHYKGKITRVEDYGVFVSLSKKLYGLLRMRSPPYSVGEELFVQIMEIKHHRGEVDLAPAAIKGAYELVKLKKEMPRTRIADITPKMKGRNVCLVGEVVQIQQTSGPTIFTISDETGITWAAAFDEPGVRVYPNINIDNMVEVLGEVSLHGGKIQIESESIERLHGSDATEARQRIDEALDKRAEPENTELIQDAPIIQKLQPRLVAAAKAIRRAIMDGRSILVRHHADADGICAGVAVEKAVIPLLQEINPANDAEWHYFRRSPSKAPFYEIEDVVKDLSFALEDLERHGQKLPLLVLMDNGSTEEDILALLKVKIYDIEVVVVDHHYPGEVTDGRVAVDDYVDVHVNPYLEGGDSQVTAGALAVELAQMINPEVKDRLLHLPGIAAVGDHARSPEAQWYIDLAKEKGYDLEDLDRIATAIDFEAFFLRFMNGRGIMDTILGLGNREKHTKLVDALYKESQRRVEWQLAAALPNLKTQKFPNGIIFSVLDVEKFAHKFTFPAPGKTCGFVHDSMVQKHGEETPIITLAYGPDFGVIRATDAVNEIFGFNLNTIIQELLVEIPEAGIDGGGHECAGSLKFVEGLSKKVLQAFAGKVAGLKA; this is encoded by the coding sequence ATGAAAAAAACATGCTCAGAATGTAAAGGGAAGGGACGCCGGGTGGTGAGCTATAAGATATGCGAAGCTTGCCACGGAACGGGAGTTTCCGACGAAGTAGATATTAAAGGCCACCTAAAAGGCCTTTCCGGGGGAGCTAGAGAACGCTTCCAACTGGACCAGGGACAGGAAGTCCCCTGCAGTGTATGCAGTGGGAAAGGAGAAGTGGAAGTCACCGAGGAATGCCCGGAATGTCAGGGAAAAGGAGAAATCAACCTGTGCACCAAATGTGGTAAACCCATTGAAAAGGGAGACTACTGTGACGACTGCCAGGACAAACCCCGGGTGTATATACTGCACCCTGCCTCAGAACTACAGGACCTGGAGTTAGGGGAACACTACAAGGGAAAGATCACCCGGGTAGAAGACTACGGTGTTTTTGTTAGTCTCTCCAAGAAACTTTACGGCCTCCTGCGTATGAGGAGCCCACCCTACAGTGTGGGTGAGGAGTTATTTGTCCAGATCATGGAGATCAAACACCACCGGGGAGAAGTGGACCTGGCACCCGCTGCTATCAAAGGGGCTTACGAACTGGTGAAACTCAAAAAGGAAATGCCCCGTACCCGAATAGCCGATATCACCCCTAAAATGAAGGGCAGGAATGTGTGCCTGGTGGGAGAAGTGGTCCAGATCCAGCAGACCAGTGGACCCACCATCTTCACCATCTCCGATGAAACTGGTATCACCTGGGCCGCAGCCTTTGATGAACCCGGAGTACGGGTCTATCCCAACATCAACATCGACAATATGGTGGAAGTACTGGGGGAAGTATCCCTCCACGGAGGTAAGATCCAGATAGAATCCGAGAGCATCGAGCGCCTCCATGGATCAGACGCTACCGAAGCCAGGCAACGTATCGATGAAGCCCTGGATAAGCGGGCAGAACCAGAAAACACCGAGCTCATACAGGACGCACCCATAATCCAGAAATTACAACCACGCCTAGTTGCTGCGGCTAAAGCCATCCGCCGAGCCATCATGGACGGGCGCAGTATACTGGTACGTCACCACGCTGACGCCGATGGTATCTGTGCCGGTGTGGCTGTGGAAAAGGCAGTCATCCCCCTATTGCAGGAGATCAACCCGGCCAACGATGCAGAATGGCATTACTTCCGCCGTTCTCCCAGCAAAGCACCCTTCTACGAGATCGAAGATGTGGTGAAGGACTTGAGCTTTGCCCTGGAAGACCTGGAACGCCACGGACAGAAATTACCATTACTGGTCCTTATGGATAACGGTTCCACCGAAGAGGACATCCTGGCCCTGTTGAAGGTTAAGATATACGACATTGAAGTGGTGGTAGTGGATCACCACTATCCGGGAGAGGTCACCGATGGCCGGGTAGCCGTAGATGACTACGTTGATGTCCACGTGAACCCCTACCTGGAAGGAGGAGACAGCCAGGTCACTGCCGGGGCCCTGGCCGTGGAACTGGCCCAGATGATCAACCCCGAGGTAAAGGATAGACTCCTCCACCTGCCGGGTATAGCAGCAGTGGGTGACCACGCCCGCTCACCAGAAGCACAGTGGTACATCGACCTGGCCAAGGAAAAAGGCTACGACCTGGAAGACCTGGACAGGATCGCCACGGCCATTGACTTTGAAGCATTTTTCCTGCGCTTCATGAATGGCCGGGGAATCATGGACACCATACTGGGACTGGGTAACAGGGAAAAACACACCAAACTGGTGGATGCACTCTACAAAGAGTCACAAAGACGTGTGGAATGGCAGCTGGCCGCAGCCCTGCCAAATCTCAAGACCCAGAAGTTCCCCAACGGAATTATATTCAGTGTTCTGGACGTGGAGAAGTTCGCCCATAAATTCACTTTCCCTGCTCCCGGTAAGACCTGTGGCTTTGTCCACGACAGCATGGTCCAGAAACACGGGGAAGAAACACCCATTATCACCCTGGCCTACGGCCCAGACTTTGGAGTTATACGGGCCACCGATGCCGTGAATGAGATATTCGGTTTCAACCTCAACACCATAATTCAGGAACTCCTGGTGGAAATACCCGAAGCAGGTATTGATGGTGGAGGCCACGAATGTGCCGGTAGCCTGAAATTCGTGGAAGGACTATCCAAAAAAGTACTGCAGGCCTTTGCGGGTAAGGTTGCCGGGCTAAAGGCGTGA
- a CDS encoding winged helix-turn-helix domain-containing protein: MRYIAGSSVRVQILVCLGKGSKTMSELRSETGQSSSTLSHNLSNLEKKKITTKNEEKYSLTSFGKIISINLVEDIKTNAAISKFRRLWINHDLSSIPPELLRRIGDLHNSTLIEAESGEIFKPQDAYEKILTESEYIKGISPIFRFNYIDMYQKVIEKGTKVELILTQDIVNQTMDGISSEEMEYLKSFISQEMVKFWVIPEVKIAFTVTDKYLSLGLFREQGDYDNNKDLISDDYDAVTWGNQLFKYHKNQAKPFTL; the protein is encoded by the coding sequence ATGAGATACATTGCTGGTTCATCCGTAAGGGTGCAGATTTTAGTCTGCCTGGGCAAAGGTTCCAAAACCATGTCTGAACTAAGATCAGAAACGGGACAGAGCAGTTCCACCCTTTCACACAACCTGAGTAACCTTGAAAAAAAGAAAATAACCACTAAGAACGAAGAAAAATATTCTTTAACTTCCTTTGGTAAGATAATAAGTATTAATCTCGTGGAAGACATTAAAACCAACGCAGCCATCAGTAAATTTAGGAGGCTGTGGATTAACCATGACTTGAGCAGTATTCCTCCAGAACTTTTAAGGAGAATTGGGGATCTCCATAACTCCACACTTATCGAAGCAGAGTCCGGGGAAATATTCAAACCCCAGGATGCCTACGAAAAAATATTAACTGAATCGGAGTACATTAAAGGAATTTCACCCATTTTCCGTTTCAATTACATTGACATGTACCAGAAGGTGATTGAAAAGGGTACCAAAGTTGAATTAATATTAACCCAGGACATTGTTAACCAGACCATGGATGGTATAAGCAGTGAGGAAATGGAATATCTGAAGAGTTTCATATCCCAGGAAATGGTTAAATTTTGGGTTATTCCTGAAGTTAAAATTGCGTTTACCGTTACTGACAAATACTTATCATTAGGTTTATTCCGGGAACAGGGGGATTATGATAATAATAAAGACCTGATTAGTGATGATTATGACGCAGTTACCTGGGGTAATCAGTTATTTAAATACCATAAGAACCAGGCTAAACCATTCACCCTATAG